The following are encoded in a window of Panicum virgatum strain AP13 chromosome 5N, P.virgatum_v5, whole genome shotgun sequence genomic DNA:
- the LOC120675326 gene encoding cytochrome P450 711A1-like: MEMGTVLGATFSFLAMAVGFVVVAYLYEPYWKVRHVPGPVPLPLVGHLHLLAKHGPAVFAALTRKHGPVFRFHVGRQPLIVVADAELCKEVGIKKFKSMPNRSLPSPIANSPIHLKGLFATRDSRWSAMRNIIVSIYQPSHLAGLIPAMESCIQRAATNLDLDGGEEVVFSDLAVSLATDVIGQAAFGADFGLSRGQAAPPGKDDKEGVDGGGAAAKASSEFIDMHIHSTTSLKMDLSGSLSTIVGTFVPFLQKPLRQALLRVPGSADREITRVNGELRRMMDGIVAARAAARERAPAAAAASQPHKDFLSVLLAAREGDASTRDLLSPDYLSALTYEHLLAGSATTAFTLSSLVYLVAGHPEVEDKLLREIDAFGPRDRVPTAEDLQTMFPYLDQVVKESMRFFMVSPLVARETSERVEIGGYVLPKGAWVWMAPGVLAKDPINFPDPEVFRPERFDPAGDEHKKRHPYAFIPFGIGPRVCIGQKFAIQEIKLAVIHLYQHYVFRHSPSMESPLEFQFGIVVNFKHGVRLQVIKRHKNY, from the exons ATGGAGATGGGCACGGTTCTGGGTGCGACCTTCAGCTTCCTGGCCATGGCCGTGGGTTTCGTGGTGGTGGCGTACTTGTACGAGCCGTACTGGAAGGTGCGGCACGTGCCGGGGCCCGTGCCGCTGCCGCTCGTCGGGCACCTCCACCTGCTGGCCAAGCACGGCCCGGCCGTCTTCGCCGCGCTGACCAGGAAGCACGGCCCTGTCTTCAG GTTTCACGTGGGAAGGCAGCCATTGATCGTCGTGGCCGATGCGGAGCTTTGCAAGGAGGTGGGCATCAAGAAGTTCAAGAGCATGCCCAATCGGAGCTTGCCTTCGCCCATCGCTAATTCTCCGATCCATCTGAAGGGCCTCTTCGCTACAAG GGATTCGAGGTGGTCGGCGATGCGGAACATCATCGTCTCCATCTACCAGCCGTCGCACCTCGCGGGGCTGATCCCGGCCATGGAGTCGTGCATCCAGCGCGCGGCGACGAACCTCgacctcgacggcggcgaggaggtcgtCTTCTCCGACTTGGCGGTGAGCCTCGCCACCGACGTCATCGGGCAGGCGGCGTTCGGCGCGGACTTCGGCCTGTCGAGAGGGCAGGCGGCGCCGCCTGGCAAGGACGATAAGGAGGgagtcgacggcggcggagctgcggcgAAGGCGTCGTCGGAGTTCATAGACATGCACATCCATTCGACCACGTCGCTCAAGATGGACCTGTCGGGGTCGCTCTCCACCATCGTCGGCACGTTCGTGCCCTTCCTGCAGAAGCCGTTGCGGCAGGCGCTCTTGCGGGTCCCCGGCTCCGCCGACCGGGAGATCACCCGCGTGAACGGCGAACTCCGCAGGATGATGGACGGCATCGTcgccgcccgcgcggcggcgagggagcgcgcgccggcggcggcggcggcgtcgcagcCGCACAAGGACTTCCTGTCCGTGCTGCTCGCGGCGAGGGAGGGCGACGCGTCCACGCGGGACCTGCTCTCGCCGGACTACCTGAGCGCGTTGACCTACGAGCACCTCCTCGCTGGGTCGGCGACGACGGCGTTCACGCTGTCGTCGCTGGTCTACCTCGTCGCCgggcacccggaggtggaggacAAGCTGCTCAGGGAGATCGACGCGTTCGGCCCTCGCGACCGCGTCCCCACGGCAGAGGATCTTCAGACCATGTTCCCATACCTCGATCAG GTGGTGAAGGAGTCGATGAGGTTCTTCATGGTGTCGCCATTGGTGGCGCGAGAGACCTCCGAGCGGGTGGAGATCGGTGGCTATGTCCTTCCAAAAGGAGCATGGGTGTGGATGGCTCCTGGGGTCCTCGCCAAGGACCCCATCAACTTCCCGGACCCAGAGGTGTTCCGACCGGAGCGGTTCGACCCTGCCGGCGACGAGCACAAGAAGCGGCACCCGTACGCCTTCATCCCCTTCGGAATCGGCCCCAGGGTTTGCATCGGCCAGAAGTTCGCCATTCAAGAGATCAAGCTCGCTGTGATCCACCTCTATCAGCACTACGTGTTCCGGCACTCTCCCAGCATGGAGTCGCCTCTGGAGTTTCAGTTTGGGATCGTGGTCAACTTCAAGCACGGTGTCAGGCTTCAGGTCATCAAGAGGCACAAGAACTACTAG
- the LOC120675354 gene encoding probable methyltransferase TCM_000336 isoform X1 — translation MASSLLHCSDKLPFMDVEAILHMKEGLGETSYAQNSSLQKRGMDTLKSLITNSATDVYISQTPERFTVADLGCSSGPNALCLVEAIVGSIGRVCGRRSPQPPPEFSVLLNDLPTNDFNTIFFSLPEFTDRLKAAAETDEWGRPMVFLSGVPGSFYGRLFPRRSVHFVCSCSSLHWLSQVPPGLFDEAGRPVNKGKMYISSTSPPAVPLAYLRQFQRDFGLFLKSRAAEVVPGGRMVLAMLGRQTEAGYIDRRTTFLWELLSESLAALVSQGVVEQEKVDAYNVPFYAPSIEEVEEEVRREGSFRLDYVQTYEISLSSSGDAKEDGRTVSMAIRAIQESMLSHHFGPDVVDALFHRYTELVTESMEREEVKSVQIGVVLTRL, via the exons ATGGCGTCCTCGCTGCTCCACTGCTCCGACAAGCTCCCGTTCATGGACGTGGAGGCCATCCTCCACATGAAAGAGGGGCTCGGCGAGACCAGCTACGCGCAGAACTCCTCGCTTCAG AAGCGGGGCATGGACACGCTGAAGAGCCTCATCACCAACTCCGCGACGGACGTGTACATCTCGCAGACGCCGGAGAGGTTCACGGTGGCGGACCTCGGCTGCTCGTCGGGCCCGAACGCGCTGTGCCTGGTGGAGGCCATCGTGGGGAGCATCGGCAGGGTGTGCGGCCGCCggtcgccgcagccgccgcccgagTTCTCGGTGCTCCTCAACGACCTCCCGACCAACGACTTCAACACCATCTTCTTCAGCCTGCCGGAGTTCACGGACCGGCTCAAGGCCGCCGCCGAGACCGacgagtggggccggccgatggTGTTCCTCTCCGGCGTGCCGGGGTCCTTCTACGGGAGGCTCTTCCCCAGGAGGAGCGTGCACTTCGTCTGCTCCTGCTCCAGCCTGCACTGGCTCTCCCAGGTCCCTCCCGGCCTCTTCgacgaggccggccggccggtgaaCAAGGGGAAGATGTACATCTCGAGCACGAGCCCCCCCGCCGTGCCGCTGGCCTACCTGAGGCAGTTCCAGCGGGACTTCGGCCTGTTCCTCAAGTCACGCGCCGCCGAGGTCGTCCCCGGCGGCCGGATGGTGCTCGCCATGCTCGGCAGGCAGACCGAGGCCGGCTACATCGACAGGCGAACCACCTTCCTCTGGGAGCTCCTCTCCGAGTCCCTCGCCGCGCTGGTGTCACAG GGGGTGGTGGAGCAGGAGAAGGTGGACGCGTACAACGTGCCGTTCTACGCGCCGTCGatcgaggaggtggaggaggaggtgcggcgGGAGGGGTCGTTCCGGCTGGACTACGTGCAGACGTACGAGATCAGCctgagcagcagcggcgacgccAAGGAGGACGGCCGGACGGTGTCCATGGCGATCCGGGCCATCCAGGAGTCCATGCTCAGCCACCACTTCGGGCCGGACGTCGTGGACGCGCTCTTCCACAGGTACACGGAGCTCGTCACCGAGTCCATGGAGCGGGAGGAGGTCAAGAGCGTCCAGATCGGGGTCGTCCTCACAAG gtTGTGA
- the LOC120675354 gene encoding probable methyltransferase TCM_000336 isoform X2: MASSLLHCSDKLPFMDVEAILHMKEGLGETSYAQNSSLQKRGMDTLKSLITNSATDVYISQTPERFTVADLGCSSGPNALCLVEAIVGSIGRVCGRRSPQPPPEFSVLLNDLPTNDFNTIFFSLPEFTDRLKAAAETDEWGRPMVFLSGVPGSFYGRLFPRRSVHFVCSCSSLHWLSQVPPGLFDEAGRPVNKGKMYISSTSPPAVPLAYLRQFQRDFGLFLKSRAAEVVPGGRMVLAMLGRQTEAGYIDRRTTFLWELLSESLAALVSQGVVEQEKVDAYNVPFYAPSIEEVEEEVRREGSFRLDYVQTYEISLSSSGDAKEDGRTVSMAIRAIQESMLSHHFGPDVVDALFHRYTELVTESMEREEVKSVQIGVVLTRL; encoded by the exons ATGGCGTCCTCGCTGCTCCACTGCTCCGACAAGCTCCCGTTCATGGACGTGGAGGCCATCCTCCACATGAAAGAGGGGCTCGGCGAGACCAGCTACGCGCAGAACTCCTCGCTTCAG AAGCGGGGCATGGACACGCTGAAGAGCCTCATCACCAACTCCGCGACGGACGTGTACATCTCGCAGACGCCGGAGAGGTTCACGGTGGCGGACCTCGGCTGCTCGTCGGGCCCGAACGCGCTGTGCCTGGTGGAGGCCATCGTGGGGAGCATCGGCAGGGTGTGCGGCCGCCggtcgccgcagccgccgcccgagTTCTCGGTGCTCCTCAACGACCTCCCGACCAACGACTTCAACACCATCTTCTTCAGCCTGCCGGAGTTCACGGACCGGCTCAAGGCCGCCGCCGAGACCGacgagtggggccggccgatggTGTTCCTCTCCGGCGTGCCGGGGTCCTTCTACGGGAGGCTCTTCCCCAGGAGGAGCGTGCACTTCGTCTGCTCCTGCTCCAGCCTGCACTGGCTCTCCCAGGTCCCTCCCGGCCTCTTCgacgaggccggccggccggtgaaCAAGGGGAAGATGTACATCTCGAGCACGAGCCCCCCCGCCGTGCCGCTGGCCTACCTGAGGCAGTTCCAGCGGGACTTCGGCCTGTTCCTCAAGTCACGCGCCGCCGAGGTCGTCCCCGGCGGCCGGATGGTGCTCGCCATGCTCGGCAGGCAGACCGAGGCCGGCTACATCGACAGGCGAACCACCTTCCTCTGGGAGCTCCTCTCCGAGTCCCTCGCCGCGCTGGTGTCACAG GGGGTGGTGGAGCAGGAGAAGGTGGACGCGTACAACGTGCCGTTCTACGCGCCGTCGatcgaggaggtggaggaggaggtgcggcgGGAGGGGTCGTTCCGGCTGGACTACGTGCAGACGTACGAGATCAGCctgagcagcagcggcgacgccAAGGAGGACGGCCGGACGGTGTCCATGGCGATCCGGGCCATCCAGGAGTCCATGCTCAGCCACCACTTCGGGCCGGACGTCGTGGACGCGCTCTTCCACAGGTACACGGAGCTCGTCACCGAGTCCATGGAGCGGGAGGAGGTCAAGAGCGTCCAGATCGGGGTCGTCCTCACAAGGTTGTGa